TTATCACCTCAACTGAGGACGGGtcgaggaagagtcgagtgaacatcttagaatacgggtgttagtcTCCAATTGAGGACTGATGACAGAATGTTATAGAAGCATTCAGGCTAATATCTTACGAAACTTCACTATCAAATCAAAAGGGCAAGTATAACTTGATTCACTTTGAAAAATTGAAATGCAATATTTTCCTACTGACTGTAAAATGCAATTTGAGTAACCAAATTATACTTGGCTGAATACTTAAAATGCCGTTGCAATAAATGTTACATAAAAGCCGGTCGTTAGTAACCATCAGTACGCTGTTTCCGAACACACATGCCATACACACGCTCTACTTAAAAACTgtatgaatttattaatttaatgcaTAATTTTAGTGAATAGACAATCAGTCGAACATTGACTTTTACACTACGTCATAAAATTCATAATACTTATCGCTCCCTCCCTGTTACACCAAACCGTTCCAATTGACGATTATCAAAAGctgttacaataaataataaaaagatttgGCTAAAAGGACTCGTATCCAGGCCATATAaacactataaaaaaaagtaatgtcaAAATTGACAGGCGTTCGTAAATTCGCTGTTGAATACTTTATTAATCTAATTGATAAATTCGTTGCAAATTTTTCAGAATTTGATCGATATTACTTTTGTACTGCTTTTGAGGATCGTCATGTAGCATTCTGTTTACAATACGTTTGTAATCAATCGCTGCGTGTGACGTCACGACTGGAGagaacagtgctgccacctagcAGATAAGATAGCGttcgatgacgtcacaatgtttTCTATGCCGTTAGCGAATGTCTACTAGACAACGACCTAGAGCTTCAATACGCGTCGGGTTTTCATTCGGCAACCGGATCCGGGATCCGACTATTATGTTGAATAAGGCTCTCGGATCCGGCTCATCATCCGTTGgcgtttatcccgtttttattcagagtccgtttacctaacctgaggataTTAACAGACCACAAGCCTAATCGTGTAACTATCGTGTTTCTGTCACAATGAAACTCCTTGATTTTGATTGGTTGACAATGTCAAATTCTAGCCAATTACAGGACAGGATTTCTATCTGTCAAGACAGAAACTGACTTACACTAGCACCGCCAGATGAAAAAATCTCACATTTCTGCCAATTCCGGCAACGACCAActaaattttaacttaatttggcAGGAgtaaactagctctatctctttcctgcgcttattgtaagtgaaggatggCAATACTTCAATACCCGGCAAACTACAAtcaggttaagtttgtgtccgtCCGGATTGGCACCAATGCATTGCTGTTCTAGATCAATTGTCTATGAATGGTGTTACGTTAAGCGGCGACatagaattaggaataatactacgtatggaacggccactctccgctccccaccagcggctgagctcggtttacctcacccctcggtcttactttagtcttcaatcgcttcagacgtcacacacacagatgcgcgttaTCGtatacgtcaatgtgtagtgtctgtgtaaagcgaggtgttttgtatgaagtgtccggggtgtgacgtaAGGCCAATAATCAGTTGTCTATggatgttgaagttaagcggcGGTGTAGGCGTCGGCCGATCATTGTCACAGGTCCTTGAGCAGCGCGGACTTGGCGTTCTTCAGCTTGTCCAGCCGTTTGGTGAGGTGGCTGTTCTCCGTCTCTAGTTCCTCCACTCGGTTGAGAGCCTCGCGCGCCTGCAAACAGCAACAattcatgttaaaaataaaaaggaatatcGTCccccttatagtgaaaactcaCTTCCTgacgtgattttcttcaacaaaacctcattcgctattaattaatttcattccaggTAAACAAcgagcttagcaccgtaagcacgcgactctttctcgccgcgacaaagatcgtctgtctctttctgtgcagtactgtgagagagtgacgggtgacgtatgtcgaggcgagaaagagtcgcgcgcttacggtgctaagcctgcaGGTGGTTTCATTTctgtcacctgattgtccaaaagtaagatgatccgcgcttcggaaggtacgttaagccgttggtcccggttattacttactgatcgttacgtagttgttacataagtcatgtcagcggcctaatggcgactcaataataaccctgacaccagggttgatgaggttggtaacctcacaacccatacgatagaagaagatttcggataaaaattaaaatctcAATTTTTACGTGTGTTGAagctagcgtgtctattgcgaggttttgttgacaAGAATCAGATCCGAATGTGACTTTTCAAAtagtggttttcactataatattTAGTGGTGCCGATTTCGGCAGACAAAACTTAAATGTAGTGTGACAGCTATAAAAATAGAGTTGTCCTTTACTTACGATGAGTGCCAGACAGAGATAAAGCTAGTTctagaactgtcaaactaaatttaaattgaattgatgtctacaggaatcagcatcattattactttatttttaaagaaaaaaggaGTAACgagttaattgtattttttttaattaaaaatggtaGATTAGAAGAGATTTTAGTTACAAAGGTCGTAACatataaacaaaattttaaaatgactttCTTATACAGGGtgcatttttaatatttgcagttaaaattataatgtcttatatatatataacaccTCGCCGGTGTAACGGTGTCATTATTCGTCAATCATAACAATATAAATTAAGAAGCATGCACCCTGTATAACATGCAAGTACATgctttaaaaattgaaattattttgcTTATTTACATATACTACATAAATAACATTTACTTAGATCTTGACAAttactccacattcatcaatcgtttcatacacgcgcgccagTCCGGAATAGATCGTGCTAAACCTTCTTTAAAGACATCCCtgaatttggtcaatgtatgtccttctaggtcttctgccagccctaccaacaaccttcgccttatatacctctttcgtaatcctattatgcTTCACCCGTTCCATGTGTCCAAACCATTTTATCTAAACTTTTCCTTCTCAATCTTTGTTCGGTGTAGAGCACCAAACACGCAATCgcggtaattttatttaataatattttataataaatattttataatttagtgcaTTTTTCAGTATAGGCGCGACCGGGTGCATCCTAAACATTTATTCTACTTTAGTAAacatacaatggccccgattcccgcagacacctcctaattttacttaaagttatacctgacattttcttattctccgaaaaggaaagagacggatgattgacagtcgtaaattttaggaagattgagtaaatgaatgaataaccccggcGAATCAGAAAGGcatctcgttggtatgcaaaccgtttgacgtgtactgtcaacttaattctgtcgggttactggccgacatttttagacgattgttttgcaattctgcttaaaattgacgtgtgttccatgaattttatgcctgtcgattacccgtccctttctttttcagcggatgagaaaatgacaggtataacttaaaataaaattagatgacgtctgcaggaattagcaccattatctccAGAACTGTTTTTTAATATCAAACACTCACTGACAATCCTCACTAATGAGCTAACTGAAATAATCTTAATCAATACACCATCTTTCACACCACATCTCTCCATTGTGACTGTTTCTTACTTTAtcgcaaaaaaaaacttatttacagTTGAAACATAAAACGGATTAGGGCTGGAAGGGTACATCTATACGCCAGTATGAGGGTCTAGAGTACTACCTACACGCACAAGACAATCTTATTTGCCCAAGTAATCATGTATTGAACACATCAAACTCGTTTTCATGGCGAGACTTATGTACAAATCTGTTAGGATTAGGACTTTAATTCTAACTATAAATGgttcaaatataattaatttgatGTAAGCAATGTTGTTCGCTATACATTGAGGGTTATCGTTTGAAAAGGGACTCAATCACGTGGGCACACGGTTCAATCGACTGTACCGTTAGCTATCGCCTTTGATAACGGCCCAGAAGTCAACTACTTCCTCGACTTCAACTTCctgaaaacaaattatttgtcacCAACAACACTTCAGTATAATTAGGTCGAGATATCAGCATAAAGACATCGCAGCTTCAGAAATGGTTGTTTATCTTCCACCTTATTCAATAAGTGCACAGGCACGGGTCAGGGTGCTTACGCCCTTGGAGTTGTAGTCACAACCCTCGCATGTAGTGGATATGCTGAGGGTTATGTTCGAGAGAAGCGgcccatagaataaagaataacactacgtacaAAATACCAAAACCTACGTGActtcaataatattaatatatccAAAAAACAATTATTCAAATTTTTAAATGACAAAACGAATAAATCTCTAAGTGATCATTTTGAtgacaaattataattatttagttctaCTCACTTGACTTTAAATCCTTATTATGACTTGATTTTCTATACATAATTGTTGTCTGTTCGTATACTACATTTTACTGTTTCTAGCATGTGAAACAAAGTAAAAATGATTAAACACTGTAAGTAACTTCTCGTCTCACCAAATATAATTGTACGCCTACCGACAGACCACAGCGgtcttattattatctttgtaacATCTACCCACTGTACCTGTGtgtcacaataaatgatttgaatttgaatttattattatatttttttattataaatttccgccccgcactaacTCGTATCGGGCGTCAATGTCACCcctcttattttagtcttaaatggccgttaACTGCTCGTCTCGCTCGTCCTTGCGCGTCAGGCGGCACGCGGTAACGAGATATTTGTGCAGGGTCCGGGGTGTGTGGTGGTGTGGTACCTCTCTCTGCAGGCGGCGGCGCTCCTGCTTGAGCTGCTCCTCGTGCTCGTCCTGGTGGTCCTGCCGCGCCCGCAGCCGCGCCAGCTGCGCCTCCAGccgcgcggcgccggcggcctGCAGCGCCGCCTCGGCctccgcccgcgccgcgcgcgccttCGCCTCCGCCGTCGACTTGCGGAGCGCCTCTACTGCAATCGCAGATGGTTACATAAGGGTGAGAGGTGTGCGTCGATCATTACGCCAACATAAAAAGATCCTTAAAATAGGAAGTATATTAACGGGTCCATACGTGATTAAGTGTCATACAAGAATTAATAAGTTAATACTATGAtccatataacataaacaacctatatacatcccactgcgtGGCACAggttttccctcaatcaacacGAGGGAgcatagagcatactccaccacgctgctccactgcaggttatTGGAGGAGGATCCATAATATGCCAAAAAAATCATTTTCCGAGGCATGTGATATTTGTTCCAGAACCAAGGCTGGAAAAGGTTAGGAGGATTATGGTATACAAGCGGATAAGCGCGTTACTAAATTACGGTACAAAAAAACGGTACCGGTAATTTCGAACCGGTATGATAACTGTCCAACAAGTAtgtatgaaatgaaattttGACGAGTGTAGAAGTGACAaacttgagtttgaatttagaactaactGACCTTAATTCAAATTCTGGGACACGACAAATCTATTGaattaataattgatgaacattgatgtataatagtTTACTATAGTAACAGCAAAGTGAACATTAAGTCCTACATAAAGTGTGTTccacaaattttatgcctgtcgattatccatcCCATTCTTTTTCATCGGATacgaaaaagacaggtataaattaaaataaaattagctggtgtgtactggaatcaataccattatctcatttgactaggagacatatcacaaaaattactttgtggttcctaatttggttaggacattaaaggctgatcacctgattgtccgaaagtaagatgatacgtgttTTGGGAGgtgtgttaagccgttggtcccggttactacttactgatataagtaagtagtcattacatgagccatgtcaggggcccttggccgctcaatagtaaccctgacaccagggttgatgaggttggtactccacacagcccacacgatagaagaagaatttgacTAGGTGCTAGCGTGTTGTAGTACTCACGCTCAGTTTCAAGCTCGTGGTCGTGGTGGTTGGCGACCCCGTTCTGCCTGGCGGCGCGCTCCTCGTTCAGCTGAAGCTTCAGCTTGCGCAGCTCCGACTCCAGCGCCTGTTTCGCTGACACCAGGTTCTGCAACCGCACGTCTGGAATATGCGAACAATCGAGTCGtgaactaggttcaagataaattctgatcactaaataaagacagatctaaatctAACGTAAACCTcatgtcatgttttttttattattggtcagcaaaaatttagtttcgatcgccatcgactcgcaaagaagaagacctaaCCAGTTGCAAAGGATTCAGAGCTACAGAcgtggtgctatgttatgtttatattccTTGATGATGATATTCTAAAGACGTTAAGAACTACTCCCAATGCTCCATGCTACATATAGCGTGAAAGGCTGGATCACCTTCTGTCATCAAAATTATTTAGTACGCTTTTCAGACATCTAAAGAAGAGAACCACCGAGAAGTAAATGTTATCTCTGCGATCTCACTTCAAACTAGTGGCGATACAATACAAAATCTAAGAATCAGTTCTTTCAATGAAAATCACTCACCAAGCGTTCCTTCGCCAGCTTCCTGCAGCAGTTGTTCAGACTGGTGTGACACGAGCGCGAGCGCCGGCACTGATCCAAATCCCACCGGCTCGTCCCCCCTGTCCCCCCGCACGGCACCCGCCCCCCGGGTGTCCCCCTCGGGCCGGGTGTCCCCCGCCTCCACGAAGGCGTACCCCGCGGCCATGACAGCGGCGTCCCGGGCGCGCACGGCGTCCCGCGCCGCGGTCAACTCGCGTTCTAGAGACGCATGCTCGCGTTTTAAACGCTCGTGCGCCGAGCATTTCTCTTTGTGTTCCCGCTGGAAATGTTGAAAAGGAATCATATTAGAATCTAGTAATAAAAAATCTGTGGTAccatgctctgttcggtaccccgaatcattcttagggtggtattaataaactaatctcagctgagactccGAGGAAAGAGAAAAGAagagggaagagaggaaggggtagacctaggataacatttatgaaacaaataaaagagaaggtgcaggtcgtgtcgtatcgggaggtgaaggttttggcgggaagaagagaggaatggcggttactccaccgacaagagcgcagctcttaaatagagagagagagagctgagactgccctcaagaccatgctcaagtccctgttatATGAGAAcggtcacattgacatgatcttgagggcagtctcgaagctgagattagtctattaataccacccttagtcggCAGCACTCTCGCCTCCAAAAATATGTCAATTAATTTATATGTGAATTTTCCAACAATTAACTCTTAGTCCGTCGAGCTTTTATCATTTCGAACACACGCTTTTATATTTCCCTTGTACCCActgtagaaccctgtcgcactgtcatatttgacatttaatgagacttatggtttaatttctcaaaaaagttaatgtgacatggtatcaaagtgtatacatattagtactcgttaagccgttgctaccggttgctacttactgatgtaagtagggatgatggggttagtaatcacctcacaacccataggatagaagaaaaagaagtactcgtgaccgtacaggacaGTCCACTAGTTATATTGTCGTCACCTGCAGCTGCTGGTATTCCTCGTGCAGCTCCTCTATCCGGTCCTTGAGCAGCTCCAGCTGGTACCCGAGCGCCGCCTTGTCGTTGTCCAGCTGCGCGTTCAGGATCATCGCCTTGCGGAACTTCTCCTCCACTTCTTTCAGCTCATGCTggtatacaaacatacataaacatataaattcaaattcaaaaatatcgttATTTAGCCAATATCTTAATTACACTGTGAATTGTCTTTACATAACGAGTGTGTTTATAATCGTGCAGCAGTGGTATTTACCCTGAGGTCCTTGATGCTGAAGGTGTCGTCGGAGTCCTCGGAGCTGCGTCGCGGCGAGTGCAGCGCGGCCGGGCTGAGTGCCGCCAGCCGGCCGCCGCCGCGGCGGATGGCCGTCTCTGTAACCATACAACGACATGCATAAGTCCAGTTTTTTATGCATGATAGGCAAGCATTTACAATACCACAATTACAGTATTCAGACTCGGTGACAGTATAACCGGAAAAGTGACAGCGATAATCTAACGTAGATCTAGTTTTGTCAATCTAAAAACCAACACTGGACAATTTTACATCGTAATAAATCCGaaagaagatgatccgtgcttcggaaggcacgttaagccgttgctaccggttactacttactgatgtaagtaaatcagggacctatggcggctgaATAGCAACCCcaacactagggttgattacgTAAAGTTGACGGTAAAGGTTTCGCTACCGTTATCATACCGGTATGAAGTTACGGCACCGATTTTCTATTGGTCTGTAAAATCGATACCGTAATTTTATACTGTTAAAATAACGGCAACGTAACCTTAACCTTATCAAACCCTGGTCTATATAACCCTGGCCTGGTGATTATAAAGGAGCAAGTAGtactataaattaaatataaaaaggtaCTTTACTTTTGGGGAAGCGCAATTTTCCTTCGACTACACGTTCAGTTTTCATGAAACGGGGTCTAGCTAATCGCAAACCCATTGCCTAGTTTTGGGACAAATTATCTTCAAAAATATCGATCGATTGGCAACGTTACTATCATTTGTGACGTATATTGTCTGTGGTCTTCAGCCCTCTCTCTGcatattttttaactaaaaTATAAACTGCATAATATCacaatctattttatttttccgacCTATGTAAACCaacaaaatgtttttacaaATGATGAACTATCAACTGAAAATGTTACAATTGAACACAAAAATGTTCCACGCCCAAAAGCACAAGTCGAAGACCAACTTCAATCCACGCTGCACTAGCACAGCAAAGAAACAGATCAACAGTAGAATCATTTCAATACCACAAACTGTAACTGAATGATGGCCCAATGCCTTTGTTGGTCGTTGATTGACAGTGATATCACGTGTTTGGTCAACCAAATGTTTAGGTAATTTTAAACAATAGTGACGGTTGGCATAGGTCATCAACGCATCATTTTTGATATCTGACAATAGTTGAAATGAAGCcaataaatcaatttaattatttgaatgtacaatcaaagagcaaaagtgcagtcactgagcccagggaattatttgtaaacagtggcgaaattatgaacaattagtacataattataaaatttatgtttttgtaggtgttttggtctattatagaaacgacatgtaaccagcaggtcataagtgcaaccagttaatttattactttgcaagaaattgattggacttttgcaccttatcgtacttaCATGTAAAAAAACGAGGAATTTTAACAGAATGGGAGCGGAATCGGATTTATTTGCGTGGTATTGATTCCTATAGAAGAAGTGTCTTCATTAGATCGGCAAATCCGCGCCGCAAATTCCGCTCGAGAGGACCGGACGCTCAATATCCAGATATTGGGCTCCTAATGCAGAGCGTCCGGTGTCTGCAGACTTTTCGCGACTAGTGGCTCTGCCTGCACCAATACTCAAGAGGGATTACTGGCGTTAGTTAAAGTACCAGGACAACATGACCGTGCAAAGCTGTGATGTTCACCCGCAGGCTCTGCACGACAACAGCGCCGCGCGTAAcgctaattatatcgagggcttcgaccaatacacacagcgaatactatctacgtagatagacttgatttaaaagacgtgttgctgttgtagtttcttgtcatttcttctcctcaaccgttacatcttgcgaaatgacgtagattcaaaaatgttaaattgaccttcaacaagtttatctatgataattacgttggataaatgattctgtttccgacgtcgtacggctattggtcgaagccctagATATAACACGCGGCGCGCTTGCCGTGCGCCTTGTCAtatgtataattgtataatGTCGTAGGCCTTGTCAGCATTGTTCTCCTGCTGGCGATGCTGTTGCTCGAGCTCGCAAAGCTAGCTACTGTTAGAAGTACCAGGGTTACATAACCGTATAGAGTTATGATCCCCTCTTGAGTACATGTCGTACGCCTTGTAAGCATTGTTCCTCCTGCTAGCGTTACTCGCGCATGCGTGCCTCCATCGTCTCGCGCCGCTAGCTGCTGTTAGAAGTACCAGAGTTACATAACCTTATAGAGCTATGATCCTCACCTGAGTACATATCGTACGCCTTGTCGGCATTGTTCTCCTGTTCGCGCTGCTGTCGCTCGAGCTCGCGCATGCGTATCTCGCGCGCCTCCGCTCGTGCCGCCCGTCGCGCCGCTAGCCGCTGTTCTGCCTGAaacaaataatacatacatatgagtaaatacaatatttatacttattttctgGACAAAAACAATACGAATACATAATTGAACCAGCAGCAGTGTTGCTCCACTATAatgtgtgttttttatttttatttatttattccaaaaaagataaaatttttcttaaaaaaataattgaacaatgatgtgccgttccgtgcagtaaaaaggcgcaaaacttatgtaaaaaaagctttattacctaacctttaggcagataagaccagattaaaagaaagaaaaaaattaaaaagaaaagcagccaatgtccttactattaaagagtttcatcatcatcagcccattaacgtccccactactggggcacgggccttccctatggatggatagggggatcgggccttaaaccatcacgcgggctcattgcggattgatggttattaacgactgctaatgcagccgggaccaacgacttaacgtgccttccgaagcacggaggagctagagatgaaaactttttttttgtggtcacccatcctatgaccggcctttgcgaaagttgcttaacttcaacaatcacacaccgagcgcgtttaccgctgcgccatcgagctcctcctaAATTATTAAAGAGTTTATACAACGGAAATATTCCCTGGTGTTGAAGTATGTCCTCTACACCACCGCCACTACACCTTCGATTGATTGAGAGGTTCCACTCCTGTACtaagcagtgggatgtatattgGTAGTTTATATTATGGTAATCCATGCGAATTAATTCGCAAGTCAAGGGGTTAGTTAAATTTTGATTACCCCTTATAGAGAGGTATCTAATGATACGCCAGTGAGATGAGAGCTGGTAAGACAACATGTAATTTTAACCATTAAATAAAGACGTTTCATAACGCAAATATTTCCTTTCGTGTAATTTATCAATCCATTAACATAAGGTAATTCGCAATAATCATGATTActactataaataaatttgttgcGCTTGCGCAAGCCGTCGTCTCATATACTTGTGGGCGTTACGGCGTGTGAGCTTACTTCCCAGCCAACCGGTTTGTAAGAGGACACATTATCAAGTCATTTGTTATTTCATCCTTACTACATCACATAAACTAACGTTCGTAACCACTAATGATAATTGGCGGCTACTTTTGATAccaagttctaagatggatataggTAGGCTTTCTATTACATTACGCGATTCATTGGGCACGTAAGCGTCGGAATCGGGCGGTATAATACGTCATACGACGGACGAACATGACGGACGGGTGGACAGGGCTACTATTTCGCCGATGtacaataagctgcaaaagtccaatcagtttcttgcaaagtaataaattaactggttgcacttatcacctcctggttacatgtcgtttctgtaatagaccaaaaacacctacaaaaacattttaaattttacaattatgacaactaatggttcataatttcaccactgtttacgaataattcgctgggctcagtgactgaacttttgctgtTTGATTGTACCTACGCGAATAGGGTTTGTGccctgttaatggcaataggctcgccccctattagatgggacttaaacattagggtggtattaataaactaatctcagcttcgagactcccctcaaaatcatgtcaatgtgacagttcttatatacaAACAGGTACTTGAgcgtgatcttgagggcagtcagtctcagctaagattagtttttaataccacccttagacacaaggaacatacaaagaatatatagtatagtatataGTTTTAGGCacatgagacgttcgttatgaaaaaaaaataccattcaaagtgtaagtaactatgttacctactgaataaaaatatttttgaatttgaatttgagaaaacagatagtacaggtaagcttatctctaaacaaagagatttcttccagctgacctacgtgacgagagatattcaacgtataatattatatagagaCACATACTCATACGCGTACAAACTATTTAGAAAATACCCTTAGACCATATTGTTGCTTCACCTCAGTCGGCATcgggttaaaaataaatagagaaTAATACTCGTATTTCATTGTTTAATCGCTTCCAATCCAATAATGTACTCCGCTAGATTA
The nucleotide sequence above comes from Pectinophora gossypiella chromosome 6, ilPecGoss1.1, whole genome shotgun sequence. Encoded proteins:
- the LOC126367333 gene encoding leucine-rich repeat flightless-interacting protein 2 isoform X3, which encodes MVVKLGLAMVVGVAPALVSWWRGQGPQLPAPLVLSPCSDKAPRWPPRRSPSLSDCLESSSDEESSRSIVCHVRPKLAEQRLAARRAARAEAREIRMRELERQQREQENNADKAYDMYSETAIRRGGGRLAALSPAALHSPRRSSEDSDDTFSIKDLRHELKEVEEKFRKAMILNAQLDNDKAALGYQLELLKDRIEELHEEYQQLQREHKEKCSAHERLKREHASLERELTAARDAVRARDAAVMAAGYAFVEAGDTRPEGDTRGAGAVRGDRGDEPVGFGSVPALALVSHQSEQLLQEAGEGTLDVRLQNLVSAKQALESELRKLKLQLNEERAARQNGVANHHDHELETELEALRKSTAEAKARAARAEAEAALQAAGAARLEAQLARLRARQDHQDEHEEQLKQERRRLQREAREALNRVEELETENSHLTKRLDKLKNAKSALLKDL
- the LOC126367333 gene encoding leucine-rich repeat flightless-interacting protein 2 isoform X1 encodes the protein MGRPGEYDTPENSDEESGEAFTDGDFGDTDDDVIEAAAEVKSSVPLNETVNMNVKNADVTNGNDNSFNGADGQPKVNGLKNGHSSDFENHTNGDHMTEIRRDSHGDQNPSIVGILGDQQNHAEQRLAARRAARAEAREIRMRELERQQREQENNADKAYDMYSETAIRRGGGRLAALSPAALHSPRRSSEDSDDTFSIKDLRHELKEVEEKFRKAMILNAQLDNDKAALGYQLELLKDRIEELHEEYQQLQREHKEKCSAHERLKREHASLERELTAARDAVRARDAAVMAAGYAFVEAGDTRPEGDTRGAGAVRGDRGDEPVGFGSVPALALVSHQSEQLLQEAGEGTLDVRLQNLVSAKQALESELRKLKLQLNEERAARQNGVANHHDHELETELEALRKSTAEAKARAARAEAEAALQAAGAARLEAQLARLRARQDHQDEHEEQLKQERRRLQREAREALNRVEELETENSHLTKRLDKLKNAKSALLKDL
- the LOC126367333 gene encoding leucine-rich repeat flightless-interacting protein 2 isoform X2; the protein is MGRPGEYDTPENSDEESGEAFTDGDFGDTDDDVIEAAAEVKSSVPLNETVNMNVKNADVTNGNDNSFNGADGQPKVNGLKNGHSSDFENHTNGDHMTEIRRDSHGDQNPSIVGILGDQQNHAEQRLAARRAARAEAREIRMRELERQQREQENNADKAYDMYSETAIRRGGGRLAALSPAALHSPRRSSEDSDDTFSIKDLRHELKEVEEKFRKAMILNAQLDNDKAALGYQLELLKDRIEELHEEYQQLQREHKEKCSAHERLKREHASLERELTAARDAVRARDAAVMAAGYAFVEAGDTRPEGDTRGAGAVRGDRGDEPVGFGSVPALALVSHQSEQLLQEAGEGTLDVRLQNLVSAKQALESELRKLKLQLNEERAARQNGVANHHDHELETELEALRKSTAEAKARAARAEAEAALQAAGAARLEAQLARLRARQDHQDEHEEQLKQERRRLQREEVEVEEVVDFWAVIKGDS
- the LOC126367333 gene encoding leucine-rich repeat flightless-interacting protein 2 isoform X4, producing MDPSRRQRTQTKATAEEQALDQIAKEAEQRLAARRAARAEAREIRMRELERQQREQENNADKAYDMYSETAIRRGGGRLAALSPAALHSPRRSSEDSDDTFSIKDLRHELKEVEEKFRKAMILNAQLDNDKAALGYQLELLKDRIEELHEEYQQLQREHKEKCSAHERLKREHASLERELTAARDAVRARDAAVMAAGYAFVEAGDTRPEGDTRGAGAVRGDRGDEPVGFGSVPALALVSHQSEQLLQEAGEGTLDVRLQNLVSAKQALESELRKLKLQLNEERAARQNGVANHHDHELETELEALRKSTAEAKARAARAEAEAALQAAGAARLEAQLARLRARQDHQDEHEEQLKQERRRLQREAREALNRVEELETENSHLTKRLDKLKNAKSALLKDL